The Deltaproteobacteria bacterium genomic interval TGGCTGTACTCCAGCCGCGGATGCAGTTCCCACTGTACCTTTTGCAGTATTCACGTTTTCTACCAAGACTGCGGCTGGCGTCCGCGCACGGCGCGCAATGTCGTTGACGAGATCGAGTACCTGGTTAAAAACAGGGGCGTGCGAGAGATTCAGTTCTGTGATGACAACTTTCTGTGTGGCCCCAAAGGAGTTCAGCGGGCTAAAAAGATAGCCGCTGAAATTATCAAACGCAAAATCAACATTTCCTTCACCATTGAGTGCCGCCTGGAATCGGTCAGGGTGAACCTGTTCAAGCTCCTCAGAAAGGCGGGCCTTGATACGGTTTTAGTCGGGGTCGAAAGTCTCGATGACTCGTCATTGGGACTCTTCCAGAAGCCGCGGCCCAAAGGTCTGCTGGAGCGGGCCTTAAATATCCTGGACTCTCTGAAGATCCAGGCCCACCTTGGTTTCATCATGTTCAATCCTGCCAGCACCCTTGAGTCTGTGCGCCGGAATATGATGTTCTTGAAATCTAGATCCAAGCAAGGCAAGATGTCCCCCTGGGAGATGTTCCTGTGCTATACCAGTATTCTTCAGCCTAATATCGGGACGACACTGGTTCAGCAGCTATTAGGCACGTCACAGCTTGTCGAAACATCACCCCTAAAACTGGAAATGCATTTCACGCAACCGTCCCTCGAGGGCCTTTTAGAAGTCAGAAATTTCCTGCGTTATCATATTGCGAATTTTGTCTATAACGTACGTTCAATGTTTCGTACTGACCTTTATTCGCCCGAGATGGTTGAAGCCGGTGAGAAGCTTGTGGATGAATCTCATGCCTTCGGGGTCGAGATGCTGGACTACTTTTCCAAAAAATTCTGTTCGGCGTCAGGCTCTATAAGAAACGAGGTTCGTGTCCAGGAAAAACTGCTTGCCAAGCTTGACCGGATAAACGCCCACGCCGAACGTTATTTCAATAAATTCAAAAAAGCGGTAGAGTTCCGGTTTCACGGTATGAGCGAAAATGGATATGATCATCTTTACAATCCGACCACCAATCAGCAAATCGCCCTTCCTGAAAAATCGCTGGAACTCCTGCATTTCTGGCAATATCGTTGCTTCAGAACAGGCGACTCCAAAAAATACCATGGCAACGAGCCGGCGCGCCAGGCCTGTGAAGGATTGCTTACCAACGGTCTGCTGGCCAGTTCGCCAACTGGAGAGATTTTCAACGACACCGAAATCAGCCCCTTCATACTTTGGGACGCATTCGAAATGGTGCAGCAGCACACCGAACGAACTTCTGTATAAAACATGCGCTTTCGAGGTGCCAGATTGACCTCTCCCGGGAAAAAATTATGACGAGAATATTTATTAAGGACCTGGTAACTCAGAGGCAAAGTGAAGGGGAACCTCAGGTGAGGCGTTCCAGAACACGCGAGGATGATGCGCCTGACGTCACCCTGATTAACCTTAATCTGATGCTGATTAACAACGCCGGCCGTTTTGACCAGCAAAATTACATTCCTCTTGGTCTCTTGTACATTGCTGCCTTTCTGGAAAGGGAAGGTTACAATGTCGAGTTCATAGATTATCAATTGTTTTCTCATTCCAGAGAATTTGACGCCGCGCTATTTTGCCAAGCCATTGGCACCCCGGCCAGGCTTGTCGGCTTCAGCTGCATGTCAAACCTCCTCCCTTTCACCATCGTCTGTGCAGAAAAACTCAAGGAGTCTCACCCGGAGTGTAAAATCGTCCTGGGCGGCGTCGGCCCTTCGCCGGTTGCCCGGGAAATTGTTGAGGCCTTCCCATTTATTGACAGCGTCGTGGAAGGCGAGGGAGAACTCATTATGCTCGATTTCCTGCGGGAGGATATGGTTCCGCTTCCTTCCCGCCGCATCGTAAAAAATCTTGACACTCTCCCTCTGCCTGCTTACTCCTTACTGGATTTTAACCATTACGATGCTGCGCCCAGCATGATCACCTCACGCGGATGTCCCTACCGGTGTACCTTTTGCACTGAACCGCATAACTTTGGCGGGGTAGTGCGCCATCGCACCATTGATTCAGTCATTGAGGAACTGGAGCTTGTGCACTCGCTCTCAGGCTGTACCCTGTTTCTTTTTCAGGACGACATCCTGCCTCTTAACCGTTCACGCTTCAGAAAACTCTTCAAGGCCTTTGATAAGTTATCATTTCCCCTCGAGTGGAAATGTTTCTCAAGGGTAGATTTGATGGACAAAGACCTTATGCGGGAAATGGTTGACCATGGATGCATGCAGATCAGATATGGAATCGAATCCGGATCCAACAAGACGCTTAAGCGCATCAAGAAGGGATTTACGATTGAAAGAGCTTATAAGACTGCAAAAGAATCGGTTCAGTATTTCCCAAGCGTGCATGCTTCATTTATCTGGGGGTATCCATTTGAGAGTATGAGCGAATTTGAAAGGACCCTCGATTGGGTTTCAACATTCGAGGACGCCGGCGTGACAGTTCTTTTATTTGAATACAGCCCCCTGCCAGGCTCTCAACTTTACAAGGAATCTGAAGGGAAACTCAAATTTTCCAAGGAGACTTACTCCTTTTTTGTCGTAACCGGGCATGAGGAGATCAGTGAAGACGGGTTTGATGCAAAACCGCAGTCAAATCCGGTCTATCAGCTCATCAAGAAACATCCGCAAATATTTTCCGGATTTTATAAATATGAAAACACAGCCTCGTACTGGAAAAATGAACGATTGGAACAGTACAGGTTAACCGGACGAACCTCGGCCAGGAATGAATACGATCTCTAAACATACCTCATGCCAGCTGGAATAAAAAAAAGAGTAAAGAATAAAATCGTATTGGTCACGGGCGGTGGAACTGGAATCGGTCGGGCCACGGCGCGGCTTTTTGCAAAAGAAGGCGCATCCATTGTCTTGATGGGAAGAAGAAAGGCCCCGCTGACGCGTGTCTGCCGCGAAATTTCCAGAATGGGAGGAAAGGCCTTACCGATCACCGGAGACGTTACGGATGAGCAAAGCGTTCATCAGGTGATTCAAAACGCGCTCAAGGGATTCAAAAGAATTGATATTCTGGTGAACAGCGCCGGTGTGGCGGGTGAAGCCGTTCCAGTGCATGAAACCACGGATGAGGTGTGGGCGGAGCTAATTGACAGTAACCTCACCGGAAGCTTTCGTATGATTCGCGCCATTTTGCCTTTTTTTCTGGAAAAAAGGAAAGGGGTCATCGTCAATGTTGCTTCCATCGCCGCCCTGGTCGGTCTCAATCACATGGCCGCCTACAGTGCTGCCAAAGCCGGAATCGTGGCTCTGACGAGGTGTATCGCCGTGGAATACGGGCATCTGGGAATCAGGTGCAACTGCATCTGTCCAGGGACGGTGGAAACGAATATGACCAGAGATTATCTTGCCTATCCGGGCAGGTATCAGCGACTTTCCTCCACCAACCCGCTGAATCGAATCAGCCGGGCAGATGAGATCGCGCAGGGAATTCTGTATCTGGGCTCTGACGAATCTTCGTTCGTCACAGGCACGATTCTGGTGGTAGACGGGGGGTATACCGCGCATTAAGGGTTTTCTGAAACCGCAACCATGTCTTGAAGCGTCTAACCCGTCTGGCCTCACCCCTGAAGGACTCATGAAGGTTAATTTCGGGAGCTTGCAAATCCAATGAAGCCATTGCCTGCTATGAAGCGATACAAAAACAGGGACGTTTGCCATGGCCAGGATTAATATTCGGGACCTGCCTTCCCAGGCGTCCACAGGCCGGTTTCCCCAGAAAACAGGTGCTGTCACCCTGCGCTCCCGGTCTTATACCTTCCGTGAAAACGGTCATAGAATTGTCAACCCAAAACAGACGATTCAGCGCATGCGCACCGTCCTGCGGCGCAACCGGATCAGGTTCTCCTTCCAGAGGGTCAGGCCTGAAGCGCGAAATAGGCTGGATAAGCATTTCTTCGTGCATAAGGTTTCGTCAGACTGCCTGTATGACAATTTTGGAAAGGATTACGCCCTGGGCAAAGGGCTGACCTCCGAGCAGTCAGTGGTGAGCGGCCTGTGCGAACTCATCGAGCGTTTTTCCGCCCTTTTGCGTCCTGAGGATCAATTCCTGCGTGCGTCTACTCATGAGATTGAAAAACAGGGAAGGCCAATCCTTCACCCGCGCCTCATGGGACTGCCCGGACCGGACCTGATTGCAAGGAAAAAGCTTGACCCTTTTGATGAGGGACGCTCCATTGACTGGACCGCGGGCTGGCATTTAATCCACCATAAGCCGGCACTGGTACCCACCGGCTTTTCGCATCTTTTTCCGTACAATGCAGACGGCGCTCCCAACCGGCTGGTTGAAAACCGGCCCAACGGCCTGGCAGCGGGTAATTGCCTGGAAGAGGCAATTCTCCAGGGAATCCTCGAACTGGTGGAGAGGGACGCTCAGGCCATTTTCATCTGGAATCAGCTTCCCATGCCTGAAATTGACCCGGCCACCCTGCCCCGCAAAAAGAACCCGGCGCTTCTTCAAGCCCTCATGGCAGTGCAAGCCAGCGGTCTCAAGTTGATTTTAAAAGACATCACCTCAGATATTGGAATTCCCACCATCTACGCCTTTGGGATTGAC includes:
- a CDS encoding B12-binding domain-containing radical SAM protein encodes the protein MGANAILVDLGPIYSHDPKRNGLNDNLGLGYISAYCRSAGHDVEILSRGDSRFTLEEMAHYILFRGFKVVGVSLTQERVNLGTYFIELLRNKGCPAHITLGGYLPTLAPKTTLEVFAGVDSLVMNEGELTFAALLHALENDQPLELPGLMTREALRDRIYTPRPLIRDLDALPFPDRPGQTGPSEVTWLYSSRGCSSHCTFCSIHVFYQDCGWRPRTARNVVDEIEYLVKNRGVREIQFCDDNFLCGPKGVQRAKKIAAEIIKRKINISFTIECRLESVRVNLFKLLRKAGLDTVLVGVESLDDSSLGLFQKPRPKGLLERALNILDSLKIQAHLGFIMFNPASTLESVRRNMMFLKSRSKQGKMSPWEMFLCYTSILQPNIGTTLVQQLLGTSQLVETSPLKLEMHFTQPSLEGLLEVRNFLRYHIANFVYNVRSMFRTDLYSPEMVEAGEKLVDESHAFGVEMLDYFSKKFCSASGSIRNEVRVQEKLLAKLDRINAHAERYFNKFKKAVEFRFHGMSENGYDHLYNPTTNQQIALPEKSLELLHFWQYRCFRTGDSKKYHGNEPARQACEGLLTNGLLASSPTGEIFNDTEISPFILWDAFEMVQQHTERTSV
- a CDS encoding B12-binding domain-containing radical SAM protein translates to MTRIFIKDLVTQRQSEGEPQVRRSRTREDDAPDVTLINLNLMLINNAGRFDQQNYIPLGLLYIAAFLEREGYNVEFIDYQLFSHSREFDAALFCQAIGTPARLVGFSCMSNLLPFTIVCAEKLKESHPECKIVLGGVGPSPVAREIVEAFPFIDSVVEGEGELIMLDFLREDMVPLPSRRIVKNLDTLPLPAYSLLDFNHYDAAPSMITSRGCPYRCTFCTEPHNFGGVVRHRTIDSVIEELELVHSLSGCTLFLFQDDILPLNRSRFRKLFKAFDKLSFPLEWKCFSRVDLMDKDLMREMVDHGCMQIRYGIESGSNKTLKRIKKGFTIERAYKTAKESVQYFPSVHASFIWGYPFESMSEFERTLDWVSTFEDAGVTVLLFEYSPLPGSQLYKESEGKLKFSKETYSFFVVTGHEEISEDGFDAKPQSNPVYQLIKKHPQIFSGFYKYENTASYWKNERLEQYRLTGRTSARNEYDL
- a CDS encoding SDR family oxidoreductase; amino-acid sequence: MPAGIKKRVKNKIVLVTGGGTGIGRATARLFAKEGASIVLMGRRKAPLTRVCREISRMGGKALPITGDVTDEQSVHQVIQNALKGFKRIDILVNSAGVAGEAVPVHETTDEVWAELIDSNLTGSFRMIRAILPFFLEKRKGVIVNVASIAALVGLNHMAAYSAAKAGIVALTRCIAVEYGHLGIRCNCICPGTVETNMTRDYLAYPGRYQRLSSTNPLNRISRADEIAQGILYLGSDESSFVTGTILVVDGGYTAH
- a CDS encoding YcaO-like family protein, with amino-acid sequence MARINIRDLPSQASTGRFPQKTGAVTLRSRSYTFRENGHRIVNPKQTIQRMRTVLRRNRIRFSFQRVRPEARNRLDKHFFVHKVSSDCLYDNFGKDYALGKGLTSEQSVVSGLCELIERFSALLRPEDQFLRASTHEIEKQGRPILHPRLMGLPGPDLIARKKLDPFDEGRSIDWTAGWHLIHHKPALVPTGFSHLFPYNADGAPNRLVENRPNGLAAGNCLEEAILQGILELVERDAQAIFIWNQLPMPEIDPATLPRKKNPALLQALMAVQASGLKLILKDITSDIGIPTIYAFGIDESEKGPAFQWGVGAHLEPAIAVSRALTELIQVRTILTRFKKAMPRNIEEHYSQRWLLDHEEAFRTLRFCHLDAWESVRYITRARQTISLKEMDDLSHQDLLAEIRCCLERITAAGLTDVIVVNHTRAGLDFPVVRILIPGMEFIPWVDYDIQNPAGRRLAIVPPALHYRPSIDYVFGSGRESNLLL